Sequence from the Seriola aureovittata isolate HTS-2021-v1 ecotype China chromosome 6, ASM2101889v1, whole genome shotgun sequence genome:
TTTTCAAACACTTTGTTTCTTAATCAACTATTTTGCTAATAGATTAATAATTccagtcatttttcatgcaaaagGTACAAATATTCTCAAGTTTGAACTGTGAGTGAACAAATTTCTGAAATGCATACACAATAAACAGAGCTCAAAATCAGTGGACTTGcaagttccagcttctcaaatgtgaggatttgccgCTTTACTTTATCATATgacagtaaattgaatataattggcttttggactgttggttgaacaaaacaagaaaattaaagACATGACTCTGGCttagaaaaactgtaaatggctttttttgttgttgttgttcctttaaaaaaaacaagacaaaaaacattttatagactacaGGGCCAAACGATTAAATTGGAAAATAATAGGCAGATTAATCAGTAGTGAAAATAACAGTTTCTTGCAGACCTTATATAATGGTCATATATTTGGCTTTTGAACTGTCAGATAAAACTGACATCTGTATATGTCGAGCTGGACTGTATGAAATGATGGGGATtcatttagaataaaaacaagtgaCAGTGATAGCCCATTCAACAGTACCACAACCTGCAGCCTCCAAGATGGGCATACAGCTCAATCAACTCCTCTACGCCAAAAACACATTGCAGGTCTGTTGTATTAGATTGCATTAGCTTTAAGTGaataataaactggcaactgagagTATAttcacaataacacacacagctggcgAACGAATGCGTGCATGCATCTAGACAACACAcgaaagaaaatgaaatcacaacTATGGTCTAATGACAGACGACATCGCATCCACTTTATCACCCCTACAATTAAATCCAGGTTCTGAGTGGTATTGTCCGGGCAGGGCTGCGGCCAGTGCAGTATCGATGCCTCTCCATCCGAGTCTTCAGTCACTTCATCATTCCTGTCAGAGTTCATCACCCCAGCTCCGACCAAAGGGTGTCTGGACTCCATGATAGCGATCATTGTCTTTTCATACCGCCACCAGCCCTGTATTTTAGTCGGGGCCGGGGAGTGCGGCTCCCTCTTGCACTTGTAGTACGCACTTTTGAGAAGTTTCCAGCGAAACTTCAACTGGTCCACGGATCTGTGATAGCCAGCCGCTGTCATTCTCCTGTGCGCCACCTTAAATAGTTTGTTATTCCTCACTTTCCTCCCGTCTAAACATTTCTTCATGTCCAGCTCCTTGAGAATTTCGAGAAATAACTCCGTCTCCTTCACGTCCCAGTTCTGCTTCTTTATACCAGAGTCGTCCATTGTTGTGGCAACGCTAACGCCGCCTGGTTAGCTCGACGGCGACAACCCGTTTAGCCCAACGGTAGAATCCTCACACGGCTAGGCGGCTAATTAGCATGTCTGATGTGGCAGGGCCAGAGCCGTGCAACTGCTAGCTAAAATCTTAGCCGTAATAACCTACGGGGTCGTGAAAACCGTGCcgataaaatgttaaaatcctCTCGTTATAAACCACGATAGCCAAAAACTAGCCCCCCGCTAATGGTATCTAGCTAGGGATAGCGAGAAAATAATCCAGGACAGATTAGATTAGAAATACAATGCACGTGTTTCTTGTTGACTGGACAACCATAAAGTAACACGGAGTGACACAAACACGATGCCAGGCGATGCCGTGAATGACACCGGCTAACGTTGGCGGTGGTAGGATATTTATTCACCTGatgtttttcagatttgcaGATGTCCGGCGCTTTGTAAAGCTCAAAGtgcagttttaataaaaaaccGTTGGGTTCACCCGTACCATCCAAAAACCAACCGGCTGAGTGTAAAGTGAACTATCgatgggtttgtttttgttttttactgctCCACCGCTGCATCAGGTGGGCGGCGCCTTCAGCATGCTCACCCACGCTGCCCATACAAACACCGCACCTTTCGCTCTCAGCCGTGAAACAAATCGAAGACACCGATTACTCAGCGTGATTCGATTGGCTGCCTCCTCCTCGTTTAGGGCGGAGAAATGGTGGGCGAAAAAAAATTTAGCTGTCATTCCAATcagctgtgtgagagagacttgGGATCAGCTTTTCTACCCCCTTGCAAACGACCATCCTGCAAAATTAAACAACAGGTACATGTTTAAATTGTGTGAATTTTATCCGGCATGCAGAGAAAGGTAAGTTAATTCATTTTCAGGTTTTCAAGTCTCATATATTTCTGTAAAAAGTGGGCACTGAGTGGTTTGaatgtgttgaaatgtaaagttggaaatgttttttttttttcgcgtTTCCCATTTTCCAGAGGCGACTGTTCCGTGTCTTTTgtctattttaatttaattttcaataCTGTGTAAACGATGCCTTTATGCTTTTCAATGGGTACAGTGTCAGGGGCGCTTGTGCAGAAGAGCAGACATGCCTGGGCAAGTCTCAGTGTGGTCTTCTTTCaaacatgtgaatgaatgaatgaatgaacagctATGCCCAGCTCTCTCCAGCTTAACAGACACCAAAAATTCATAGACACCAGATTTAAAATGctacatatacattttaaagaatcatccaaacacacacatcagctctGTTGATGTCACCATCTAGTGAGATGCCTTCAAGTTTGGTTATTTTAAATTTAGCAGTAGGAGATGTATAGTATCTAGTagttaaacattttaactgtaCATTATTGTATATTCATATATACTAGATTTTTTAATGACAGAATTGGAGtatatggattttaaaaaaggcaacTGAACTTTTTgctagaaaaacaaacattggtTTCTTTCTCCTCAAACATGTCTCCTGcaagttaaagctgcattttgGAGATCCTAATATTGAGATATCAGATGGTGattggcaaaaaaacatgtgtAAGATACATTGTCACACATACACCAGTTCACAGTCATGGAGAAAAGTCTAAAGGTAAGCAATTACACCCTGTAGATCATAGATATGTTTTTGAGAGTGTGGATCATTGGATGTAGATCACTTATAGATATTTAAGGGAAAGTCAGAAAATACAGTCACTGCTTCAGGAAATTGTGAAGTAAGTACTAGAATATAAAGGTCCTCTGAGTTGTATTGTGGTTTAGCtgcaattttcctttttttttttttttttttttcctccagagaGTGAGCAGCAAATATTTGGTTAAAGTATTGTTAATagctattaaaaaaataataataaagaattgGAAAACAACTCCCCTACACATTAACAATGGTTAGCAATTGTTAAAGAAAAGTATAATGGAATAACTGGCACATATTGAAACTATAAGACGCATACCTTAAGAAAAAGGGTGAAAAAGTCAACTGCAACATCAAAATGGAGTCACAACAGGACTGAATAACTGATAGAAAAATATGAATCTATTAAACcaccatgttttcttttatttattgttaatttgttGCCAATGAAgattaaatggaaaacaaactCAGCTCACCAACATGTATTCTTATCGTGTTCTCCGACAGATATGGGCCATCTCCTGATCCACCAACACCACCAGCGTCTCCTTCTGATCATCACTCTGGCCTGTCAGTGTCCCGCAGTCACTGGGCTGTTTGAATGGCTGAGGCAGACAGAggctcctccagctgcagcagctccaccaccAGCAACTGTAGCTCCAGCAATTCTTGCAAAGGATGCAAAGTTTGAAATGGCTACTGTAGATGAAAAGTTTCTGGCTGAGGCGAAGCAGATGGAGCTCAGCCCGCTGGACAGCTGTCATCACAGGGTAAAAATGTACCTTTACACTCAGGccttttcattatcaattaatctgccaattatatgtgtgtgtcaaaagtcaaagtaaagAAGAATGTCCATAAATTTCACCAATTGTCTGGCCAATTAATTTCCTGGTGAATTAGTGGACTAATCAATGCAGCTCTAACAGACTGCTGTAAAGCTCTGAGATTAAACTAGAAATGGAAATAGTCAGGACTTTGTTCCACTCATGGGGTCGGAATAGAGTTGGTACACTTCCATTGCTTTGTCCGTCACATCTGAAAACAGCGTTGTGTTCTGTCAGGTGGTCGCCCGACTGAAGGCGAGCTGTGAAAGCCTCTCAGAGGAGCAGCTTGCAAAGCTCGGAGTGGTTCTGTTTAACTGCCAGGCGGAGATTGAGGGCCGGCAGTCCTACACGTGTACAGATGAGATGgtaaggattttttttactttaataatattatattgtataaatTATTATCCCTAGATGATGTGTGTTGATATAGTTTGATGTTTCAGTCTATTAAAGAGTGCACAGCAGACATGGACTCAGACACATGGAATGCTTACCACATAGTGAGCAACCGAGCTCGCTCCGTTTGCTACGCAACTCGCCAGCAGCTCTTTCGGCGCAGAGCGGAGCACACGGTCAATGCCCTCATCTCCACAGCCACCAGCCAGCTGGACGCCATGAAGGAACTGAAGGTAGAGTTGAGTTATCTTTTTTTTCGCTTTTTAATCTTCATATGCACAGTTTGTTCTCTGATTATTTGGCTTTTGATTGTGGTGTTTTAAAAACAGGAGGGCCAGCTGGAGTTGAGGGAACTGACGGCAGCCTCCTTGGACAAGCTGCTGGAGGGCCACAGTGCGCTGCAGGCCCAGCAGGGTAAACTGTATGAAGGCCAGGGGCAAATGGAGAGTTCGCTGAAGGACAACCTGGAGCGTCTGGGTCAAGAGAAGGCCCTCATTGCCTCTGGGCAGCAGCTGGTAGCCCAGCTCATTCAGGGCATTACAAATAGAATGGGTGAGTGCTATTCGACTAAAAGCGCTCCATGTAAACAGCTGATATCTCAGTCATCAAGtctgaaatatatttatcttCCTGTCCTCCTTTTTAGAGAACGTGAGTGAGCATCTGCAGATTCAAGGCTCGGAGGTGCAGGACAACCACAAGGCGATTGTGAAGGACCTCGCAGATGTCAGGCACCAAGCTCGTGACATCCACCAAAAAATTGGTAATAAAACCAGAGCATCACAAACTAAAGTAATCACACGATGTCTCAATTTGTAGCTAATGTCAGTGCTGTCTTCCCTCAGACCACAGTATAGTGGAGTTTCTGCAGTACCAGGACCAGACCTCCCAGTACTACACCGACCTGATGAACAAACTGGAGCGCATGAACAGCACGCTGGGAGTCATGCTGCACTACATCGACAACATGCAGAGCCGGATGGAGGAGAGGCTTCACATGATCCAGGGCTACCTCGGCTGGGCAGGTGAGACgcacaatgaaaataacaaagtttGTTCACCTATTTATAGtttaggcctttttttttttttttttttctctgcaaaaaaaaatttggaaaacattttttggtcatttaacatttatataaataaaatcagcaacatttacaaaaaaacaatgtctgcCGTCTTAATTCTTTTTTGCAAATCAAATTTGCACAATATAACATATCAGTGAATTTTAGGATGgttgatttacattttatgaaactTAAGGAGGAAATGTAATTCAATAACTTTTTAAAAGCTGTGAATATCttgtattgattttaaaataatgaatattaccatggtgtgtttgtttcaccaaaaacacatttacgAAAAaggtagtaaaaaaaaaaaaaagagaaaaagtgaatgaatttaattttaaactaGTATCCTGATTATCGAGATTGCAATATGGCcgagtgcaatatccaaattttATCCACTTGTAATTGTTTGGTACAATACgcaaaaaaaattacatcattatcatgttcattttttttttttttcactgaaaatgaaatcaaaaaatttccattccaactgaaatcctCACATCACAACCTGTGTATCTGCCAAAGTAGTCACAATATGATTCTTTTGCATATCATAGAAATTTAGTTTCATTGCTCATAAACACAGGTGAAAATATTATGGTAACTGACTCAACAGTCAGTATCCTTCACCTCATCAGTGAGACATCCTGAAAAGATTGTCTATTCCTCATCATGGGTCAGTGACTGTTCCCATTTTACTTCTTGTGCTTACAGGTTTGAGTCTGTCAGCCATGTGGACGTGTATTGCACATACTGGCTACTTGGTGCTGTGTGCAGTGCTGCTGACGTTCCTGCGTTGTCCAGGTTTCTCTCGAGCGATGCTGCTGCTCACCGTGCCTCTCAATGCAGTGGCCGAGGTCAACCAGCAGCCAGCGCTGGATCTCTGCAgcctcagcctgctgctgctcactctgTCTCTGGGTACGGACATAAAGCTGCTCACAAGGCGAATAAGAGGCCACCGTTATTCTCATGCATTGgtcacagtgttttctttcataTGTGCAGGTCACTGGTTTGTGAATCAGTTGTGGGCGTGTTTCCAGATCAGAGGAAAGCCAGCCGTCCCACTCCCGCTGCCTCCGGCTCCATGTGACATCGTGGAGCCGCAGAAGCAGCATGTTTCATCCTGCCACTCATATCCACCATCCTCTACACCACAGAAGTAAGTCTGCAGAAAAAGCTGCAACTGATGACTATTTTCATTAAACCTGACATGAAACCTTCTTTCActggttgttttgtctttaaaatttctgaaaattgttaaaaatgCCTGGTGTAATTTTAGTCCAGAACCCCAGGTGGCGTCTTCAAAATGTCTTATCTTGTGCGACCAACAGTTCAGAACCCAAAGATGTTTGATTACATGGACAGAGAATTTTTGAATATGCAAGTACCAGCAAATgcttggtgtgttttttttttttttttttttttgttgttttttaacttaaaattCACTCAAACTATTTATTAGttatcaaattaattttgttgATCGACTAAACAAGTGATGCCTCAACAGGACTGATAAGAAATTTTAGCTGCTGAAAGTTTGGTATAGTTGTCTATAGCAAATGACCTAAAGATTGATTATAGTGAAGCTGTGGATCAAgtaattattattcttttaaatgattgagaaaatatgttCATGCTCTGTACACAGGTTATTAGATGCAGTCTGTTCTTTTCTCCTCAGAGATGAAAAGGATGGCTTCATGGAGCAGGATGACCTGCTGAATCAGGAAAGCTTCATATCAGGTGTGActtatatacataatatattgTACCTTAACGGTGAAATGTTGTAGAAATGACACTCTTGGAGTTTTACTgatttttctcattaatgtcTCTGTATTCAGGCGACCTCGGCATATCAGTAGTATCTCCCCTTCACAGGAAGCCGATACCAGAGTCCAGGTTCATGCCAGTAATTGGCACACCCAGTCACTCCACCCCAAGGCTCATACCACAGCCAATTCTGTCATCGGTGAGCAAATCAGTGAATGTCACAGGAAACTCTTAATGAATCATTCATACAAGTGATTGCAAATCTTgtggtttttaattttttaggCTCTGATTGATGATATACCGCCCAGAAACCTGGGAGGAGTTTTTGATGCAGTGAACGACTCCCGTGATTTAATGAATGACTCAAGAAGTGCGAGTCCTACCCTGTCACTAGTTAGTAACAGGTCAGTGTTTTACACCTCAGTCTTCAGATAAACTTAAGATATTAAGTCAAGTTTtccattccttttttttttttttctgaattggTTCTTCACAATAAACTGATCatgaatttcttctttttctgttcatttttcctGTGGCAGCTCCCTGTCAGGACGTCAGCTGTGTAACGGAATCACAAAAACAAGGAAGGCCTGTAAGAAGAGAGCCGTGCCGGGACAGGAGTACTGCAGAGTCCACGAAGGGGGGCACACCTCCTACATTCATTCCTGAAAATGCTCAGCTTCCCTTCTCAGCTCGTTtaactgttttctctgttctAGAGACTTTTATGCAAAAGTGAACTGTTACTGTCTTTGTTGTTAAGCTGTCTGCTTTGCTAAACATGCGCTGTGCttgcagattttttaaaatgtacttttatatTCTTATTTCCATGtcttaaatgttcattttaagtTAATAAATTATTTCTTTACCTGTGAATCTGTCTGTACAAGTTCCAAAAGCTGAATTCAATTATGAAGTTGTCTTTAGAttttatcttcctgtgaaacatgaaaacatacaatATCTCAAAAACggtataaaatatttatttcgtTCAGTGCCAGCATACTGAATAAAAAAACCTAGTCACCAATTAAGCAGCACACACCATAACCGCCATTGTGGACATCTAAATAAAGTGAATCAAGGCAGAGTCGTTTAACTTCCAAAATGCAAAACCCCtcaataataaaagtaattcaGTAATACAATTTTTATTGCTGAAAAAAGGTTTACACTAAATTAGACAGTTACTGAAATTAGCACCCGCACCTGGATTTCAAGATTGAAGCAGCCAATTAACAAAATGATTAACACTACCATAGTGTATAAGACTCTGGAAATTCTACATATAGGTAGTAGAAAATACGATGCGTACAAGTACAAGAAAATGCTTATTATAcctaaagagaaaaaagtctGCAGCAACATAAAACGGTATGGTGCTGCAGACATGGGTTTAAGGTGCGACACCAAGTCCAGCTCACTGAGTGCAAAGACCGGAGTAACAGAACCCCCTTGTTTTCTTCTagcccactctctctctctcttgcatcACCATGATCTCTTCTATTCATCTTCTCTTCCATCAGTAGACTTTGTGCCGACTCTTGAAGCAGTGAGTTGTGAGTTTTCACTTGCGTGCGGTGTCATAATTGGCAACAAACCAATCACAGGTTTCCTTTAAAGCTGTAAGTGAGAACAAGATGAATCAGTGAAGACAAATGACAGATGTAATCACAAAACATATATCCtgtcatttacattaaaaaatccTCATCCAAACAGctatgtgcatgcacacacccaGGAATTTAATGAGCCAGTCCCACCTTGTTTGAAGGGCGTGAAGGTGAAGTTTGGCAGGTAGTGGCACAGCTTTGCATTGCTGGCTGTCTTTTTGAATTGGCCATCTGCTTTACTGGTATCATACTACAGGTCTGAGGTCAAGGAAACCACCAGAAACTATAACAAGTGCATAGTTTAACAGTGCCAACCAttttccatgaaaaaaaaaagtcttgagaTTTCTTACCTTCGAGGCAGCTATTACTTATAAATCATTTCAGTGGTGTCTAGAAATCAAATTCAGATTTGTAGCTTTGTTGAGATGGTAATCAGTCACAGTGTACAACCCACAGCCTTCGCATTTTATGTCAAAAATTCCacaatttatgtatttgtttgattATGGCAATTTTATGTCACATATTTGATACTTTTATTACCCGTAGATAATTTTTTCAAGTCTCAGCAGATGAGTTTTATAGCAGACTGAAATTGGCTGAAACCATTGGCTGCCTGGAAGCCAGTAAATCATTCTTAAAATTCACACAATGTGCTTTGGACAGTTTTTCCTGTCCAGTTTACAGAGTTATTTGAAAAACTTTGCAGAGTAGAAAACCAGACCAGCCTGAAATCTGGAGCATAGACTGATGTAAAAATCACTGATCCAGGTAAAACAGCTCAAACACTTCAGTTATCGGTGAACTTGCATGATTAAAAGGATACTACAACGTTTCCATTGAAGCCCAAAGCCATGACaactgcttctgctgcttctttgaTGGAcacttcatcttcctctccaaCTGCAACCGacagacacaacacagtgaTTACACTTGATAAAAATTCATCTTCAGTATCAATATCGTCACTGTGTTGTGTATGATGACTCACCAGAGAGAATGATTGGATCAACCTCTGGATACTCTCTCAGCACCCACAGGAAGAGACGAGCCAAGTCCAAAGAGTAAATGAACTGCCTTCTGGGAGTGCCAGAGCCCCAGACCACCAAGGGCTTCCCTTCCTCTagccaacaaaacaacaagcagaggcagaaaaaaagttaatcaTTATTCTTTATTGCCAGCTCACAGGGATACACCAGCCCAACACATGGAATCAAATTTGTGTCAACACTGGCCAGATCAACATTAAATACAATGTCTTCAGTCAATGTCATTCATAAATGGTAAATATgcagtttaaacatttacaataataatgattcAATTTCCCTTGTGAAAATGAATTGGATTTGTTTGGTGCCTTGCTACTTACCCACCACGTATGAGAATGTGACTTACTTTGAGCGATGTAAGCTTTGTGGATGAGGCCTGGCAGCACGTGACCATCCTCAATGCTGAAGTTGTCATGAGGACCAAACACATTGGTGGGAATCACAGCTGTATAACAGCGCCCGTGCTGCTGGAGATACGCCCTGTGAAACATACACAACATAACTCAGCAAACACTTCTAATTCATGTGACTAGACAGTTAGTTAgatttatttgattgatttcacaggaaaaaaaaccaactgaCTCAGTTCACATACCTGTTGTGAACATCAATCATTCTCTTTGCGTAGGCATAGCCAAAGTTTGACTCATGAGGTGGACCATTATGGATCTGGTGCAAAGACAGTAAAGTGAAGTTAGTTGGcatttacaaaacaacacacatggTGGCAAAAGTGTGAATTAAAGAGGTTCTCACCATGGTCTCATCGATAGGATAGGTGGTCTTATCTGGAAAGATGCAGGTGGACAGGCATGACACCACCTTCACGGCACCCACTTCATGTGCTGCCTGCAGCACGTTGTCATTGATGTAGATATTGTTCCTCTGGAGGACACAGAAAATAACTGTCAGAATATTGGATGAACATAACACAAATCCACCGTCAGGCAAATGCTGCATGAGCCTTACTGGTTTATTAGCAGTGATAGCAGAAGAGCAACTGCCTCATACCCAAAAATCCAGGTTGTACTTCATATTCTTGAAAAGCCCTCCAACCATAGCAGCCAGATGGATGACATGAGTTGGCCGATGTTTCTCAAACACTGCCCGTGTCTCCTCCATGTTCCTGAGGAGAGGTCATACACTGCATGAAAACAGTCTCTGAATTGTTTTTGAGTTTGTAAGTACCAAAACATGTGTTTACATATTGGTGGTATTTAGAAGAGGTGTGGCTCTCACATGAGGTTGGCATCTTTCGAGGAGAGGAATATCCATTCTTCCCCATCCTTggctcccctctcctctttgaCCACATGCTGTATGGCCCTGCCCACCAAGCCAGACCCTCCTGTCACCAACACCCTCATTGGAGTGGTGTGATTGCCCTGACCATTCATCTAGAAAAAGCAAAGCACAAAAATGCTTACTGGAGCATAAGCATAGTACATAAATAAACAGGATaccataatgataataataatgataactttATATAGCACTTCCTCTTGTAGGCTCTTCCATAATTATACCATAAATAATACCACAGAGTACATGGTAACTTGTACACATTCATACTGGTCGAAGAATAATGGAGAACAAACATCAAGTCCtacaattatttattaaaacgtGAATGtattgacatttatatcacaGCTTTGTAAGTACTACTAAGTTTTATAAAACAACAATTCCTAGCAACATAATTAATCAAGTATTGTAACATTGACCCATGGATTACTGAACAGGTCTTAAGGGACACAGGTCCAGGGGCTCCAGACCTTTTGGGTATGAAGTGACTGTTAGTATTTCTTATTTGAAAGTCACAGAGCTCAGTTAGAAAActacaaagacaggaaaaaccatctgagagagaaacaaaatgaccaGAAGAGAGGCAAACAACATCCAGCTACAGCCGTGTcatttgtagtcattttgtgtatttttcagtcTGGGAGTCCTATATAGGAGCCTGTTGTCTCATCTATCTGTCCATGCCTGCCTGGACCCAGATAATAACTGATACatggctaataataataataataataatttgtagaTTTAAGTTCTTTGCTAAAATCAAGAGTTGTACATTATGAGATGATGAGCTTCCCATCAACTTTCATTGTCacatgttataataaaatacttttgtaaacaaacctgtattatcattattattattattatagggAAGCTGAATACAGTGCATATACCCCGAGTTAATAACACAACTGTTATGACTCACTGACATCCGTCTACAGGTGGGTGTGATGCAGCTTAATGCCACGTCGCACGTCATTTGGCTGAAAGCTCAGGCAAAACTCAGGTAAATAACGTTGCATTTAtcggctctctctctctcacacacacacaaacacacacatatatatgtttatCAGTCAAAAGTTTGAacacactttcccattcacttgaatgagaaagtataatataatttttacaagccattacaatacattttattacgAAGGAAAAAAGAGCATTTCACAAATAAAGGAAGTTGGCTAGGTAGCTATATCAAGTCTGACAAATAACTAACGTCCTGTAGCTAATTGGCTGTAGCTTACCTCTGCTTCTGGGTAAAGTTTAATAACGATATCCACAGGTCAACCTGTTACTTGTTACCTACTTTTCTTCATGGTAACTAGTCTACAAAGTACTATGTTGTGATATGCAAAGCTAGCCACACAAGCTAACGCTACTAGCCAAAGTTGGTGTTAGCTAGCAGGTAACCGCCGTCTTATTCATTCCTTTCAGTGAGTGTTATGTTAACGTAGCTAACTAAGGGCAGTAAAGTAACGTTAACTCTGAGCTAACGAAATATGTAAAGTAGATGTTTCTCACCAGGTAGCTGTAAAGTGCAGAGACCGTAGGCAGAGACAGGAGACACGCCGCTGTCAAAGTAGATCAAATATTAAATTCCGCTTCCGGTCATAACCTTCAAATTAAAGGTTCATGGAGGAAGATTTGGTTGCTGTCATGAGTggataaaaatatgtttttaaacctaaaaatacatttaataattatttttgattgataCAAGTTGAGACTTTTACTTCTACAACTGATTATTTTGTGCTCGAacaatgtgtttgtcttgtttttaattatcAAATAGAAAGTGATCAGATATGTAGTATTTGTATTACTGTACCCTAGggacaattattttttattcactggCCCTTAATGGACAGAAGGAGAGTTAGAGCCAGAGTTGAAGCCAGTAAATACAGTATAGGTCATGTTGTCCTGCTGACGAGATAAGTAGAATTTCTGAAAACCACTGCATGATTATAACTGTTTACGTTataactgtttctgtttttgcctctccttcctttcccctccctctccctcagtTCTGTGCTCTCTCCAGGTCTTCCTGCctctggagctgcagagtcTGGATCTGCGACTGCAAACCACCTGTTGCCCCCATGATCCTGTTCAACACCTGTTGTTAAATCTATTGTAGTAATTATAATTATCTTCATCAttatgctctctctctctccccccaaaTGTCTGAGGCAGATGGCCACTCACCCTGACTGTTCTGCTCAAAGattttccttgccactgtcaccaagtgcttGCTCCTACtcctgctctatttgaaaagtgcaTTGAGATAActgtctgttgtgatttggagctttttatataaaaactatGCTCCTTCCACCAGGTGAGATCTTGATACTAGTGCTGCtttacacactgaaaatgacatttgaaaaagtcAACTGTGTACTGAAGAAACTCATGAAAACTCCGTCTCCATTTTTACAATgtattcactttattttttactaacAAA
This genomic interval carries:
- the bmb gene encoding protein brambleberry, with the translated sequence MGHLLIHQHHQRLLLIITLACQCPAVTGLFEWLRQTEAPPAAAAPPPATVAPAILAKDAKFEMATVDEKFLAEAKQMELSPLDSCHHRVVARLKASCESLSEEQLAKLGVVLFNCQAEIEGRQSYTCTDEMSIKECTADMDSDTWNAYHIVSNRARSVCYATRQQLFRRRAEHTVNALISTATSQLDAMKELKEGQLELRELTAASLDKLLEGHSALQAQQGKLYEGQGQMESSLKDNLERLGQEKALIASGQQLVAQLIQGITNRMENVSEHLQIQGSEVQDNHKAIVKDLADVRHQARDIHQKIDHSIVEFLQYQDQTSQYYTDLMNKLERMNSTLGVMLHYIDNMQSRMEERLHMIQGYLGWAGLSLSAMWTCIAHTGYLVLCAVLLTFLRCPGFSRAMLLLTVPLNAVAEVNQQPALDLCSLSLLLLTLSLGHWFVNQLWACFQIRGKPAVPLPLPPAPCDIVEPQKQHVSSCHSYPPSSTPQKDEKDGFMEQDDLLNQESFISGDLGISVVSPLHRKPIPESRFMPVIGTPSHSTPRLIPQPILSSALIDDIPPRNLGGVFDAVNDSRDLMNDSRSASPTLSLVSNSSLSGRQLCNGITKTRKACKKRAVPGQEYCRVHEGGHTSYIHS
- the LOC130170903 gene encoding GDP-L-fucose synthase-like produces the protein MNGQGNHTTPMRVLVTGGSGLVGRAIQHVVKEERGAKDGEEWIFLSSKDANLMNMEETRAVFEKHRPTHVIHLAAMVGGLFKNMKYNLDFWRNNIYINDNVLQAAHEVGAVKVVSCLSTCIFPDKTTYPIDETMIHNGPPHESNFGYAYAKRMIDVHNRAYLQQHGRCYTAVIPTNVFGPHDNFSIEDGHVLPGLIHKAYIAQKEGKPLVVWGSGTPRRQFIYSLDLARLFLWVLREYPEVDPIILSVGEEDEVSIKEAAEAVVMALGFNGNVVYDTSKADGQFKKTASNAKLCHYLPNFTFTPFKQALKETCDWFVANYDTARK